One window from the genome of Cricetulus griseus strain 17A/GY chromosome 2, alternate assembly CriGri-PICRH-1.0, whole genome shotgun sequence encodes:
- the Adcyap1 gene encoding pituitary adenylate cyclase-activating polypeptide: MTMCSGARLALLVYGIIMHSSVSCSPAAAGLRFPGIRPEDETYDQDGNPLQDFYDWDPPGVGSPASALRDAYALYYPADRRDVAHEILNEAYRKVLDQLSARKYLQSVVARGVGENVGASAADDRAPLTKRHSDGIFTDSYSRYRKQMAVKKYLAAVLGKRYKQRVKNKGRRIAYL, translated from the exons ATGACCATGTGTAGCGGAGCAAGGCTGGCCTTGCTGGTCTACGGGATAATAATGCATAGCAGCGTCTCCTGCTCACCTGCCGCAGCCGGACTCCGTTTCCCTGGGATCAG ACCAGAAGATGAGACTTACGACCAGGACGGAAACCCTCTGCAGGACTTCTATGACTGGGACCCTCCGGGCGTAGGGAGTCCCGCCTCCGCTCTGCGTGACGCCTATGCCCTCTACTATCCAGCGGACAGGAG AGATGTCGCCCATGAGATCCTTAACGAAGCCTACCGCAAAGTCTTGGACCAGCTGTCCGCCCGGAAGTACCTGCAGTCGGTCGTGGCCAGGGGCGTAGG CGAGAACGTAGGCGCCAGCGCAGCGGACGACCGGGCTCCCCTTACCAAACGCCACTCGGACGGCATCTTCACCGATAGCTACAGCCGCTACCGAAAACAAATGGCGGTCAAGAAATACTTGGCGGCTGTGCTAGGGAAAAGGTATAAACAAAGGGTTAAAAACAAAGGACGCCGAATAGCTTACTTGTAG